The genomic window CTGTTTTCCCAGCCGTGTAGAGCACACAGGGCCTCTGCCATGATTGGGAGGGCTTTACCTGTTCAGTCAAGGGTAGGAGGAGGTTGTGTTAAGAAACAGCACTGACATGGCCCTGAAATTGGGGAGGTGAAGCTGTCCAGGAAGGTGTTTTATGCCCTGGGGGAGAAAAGTGCAATTTGAGATGCATTCTTTgtgtcttttgtctttttctgcgTGCAGCTACCTCTGAAACTCTTCCTCCTGTTACAGGAAGCCCTGGTTGTTGCTGAGATCTTATGATCACAGTAATCCATATCTGCAGGTCCTCCAAGACTGCATTGGGCCAAGGGAGAGACTTGGGTTACCTCAGGCTGTACACTTTGTGCCGTGTGAGATCCTAAAGTGTTTTTCTCTCACCTCTCAGTACCACGTACATCACGTGCCCTGCTGACCCAAAGAAGACCCTGGGCATCAAACTACCTTTCCTAGTGATGATCATCAAGAACCTGAAAAAATACTTCACCTTTGAAGTGCAGGTGAGGAGTGTGCAGTGGGGAGGCCCCTCCAGGGACCACTGAGGAAGGCGCCAGAGAGCCTGCAGTCTTGTGTTGGAACTTGTCCCAGGCAGTGAGTGATCCCCAAAACAGTTTTGCTTTCTTGGCCATGTGGTGTGTCAGGTCTTCTGGTATGGGGGCATCAGTCAGCTCACAAACACGTTGTTGCTATTCCTGCAAATGGGTCTGTTTCCTGTGTTAAAGTTACTTCTGCTGTGGAATGGAGGGGTGGGAGTAGAGAGCCCTCTTGGAGACGGGTAGTGCTGTCCTGGAGAGTCGGGGGCCTGGCACCTGGGTGAGCAGCCTGCCTTCCTTGCCCAGGTGCTGGATGATAAGAACGTCCGCCGGCGTTTCCGGGCCAGCAACTACCAGAGCACGACTCGGGTGAAGCCGTTCATCTGCACCATGCCCATGCGGCTGGACGACGGCTGGAACCAGATCCAGTTCAACCTGTCCGACTTCACGCGCCGCGCGTACGGCACCAACTACATCGAGACCCTGAGAGTGCAGGTGAGAAGCAGCCATGACCTGCCCTGGGAAACCAACAGCTGGTGATGTTCCTGCTGGCTCGGACAGCGGGATGGGATTCTGGCTTTAGCCCTGCCTGGTTCCTttgccagccctgctctttgCAGAGCACTGTGGAAGGGGAGCAAAAGCCTGACTTAGGCCTGCCTCACTTTACTTGACTAGACTGGGATGAAGGAGCCCGTTTCCACCTTATTTCTCTGGCTAGGTTGTTGGTTAGGGTGAGACTTGCAGTTCCCTGTGGCATGCCATGAAggtggagctctgctgggaattaGCTGTGTGTTGCTTTACTGTCCAGATAGGCTGGACAGTCATTGTCTGAATGGGAGACCCACAGTGTACAGACCATTCATACCCCTGGTCAAGCTTGTTTCCTAGTGGTAATGGAGTGACTCTGCTTGCACTGAATTGCTTGTAACAGAGCTGATGCAGTGTTTGTTCCTGCTGAGGACAGGGAACTTGTTCCATATGCTAGGAAGTCATGTTCAAAGTGTCCAGTGGTGTGTGTTATTTTGAGgaatgtctgtgtgtgtgctcctCTCTCCCTGAAGTGCAGGCAGTCAGCTGAGAGTTGTCTGCCTTCTCACATACTCATGAGGGGAGCAGAACAACTCCTTTGCTGCCAGCTGATAGTGGAGGCAGCACAGACTGGACAGGCTCATTCCTGACCTCAGGGAGGCCTGAAGTGGGCATGTTAAAAATGTAGCAGGCTGAGGCTGTGGGTGTTCCAGCAAATGCTGATACCAGCAAAGCAGGGGTCAGTTCACAGCAGAGAGTCCCTGTAGCAACTAACACAGATCTCAGTTGGCAGAGATGCCAGAGCTTGGACAAATCTTTTGAGTGTGTTCATCCCTGGAGAGAGCATCCAATACAAAGCAGAGGACACAGACCAGAATTTATCTGATGCCCTGTCAGATTCAAAAAAGCAAGACAGTGAGGTagatttccagctgctgagccaAAGAATCCATGTTGCAGCATGACACCAAAGCTGGATGTGGAAAGAGCATGTGGAAAATGGAGTGACTCTTTGTTTTGACTCTCAGATCCACGCCAACTGTCGCATCAGACGGGTGTATTTCTCTGACCGGCTGTACTCAGAGGATGAGCTCCCAGCTGAGTTCAAGCTGTATCTGCCTGTCCAGAACAAGGCCAAGGTGAGCTAGATGTGGGAAGGAGGGTGGGAGAACAGTGAGCCTGTCCTCTGCCTTCTCAACCCAGAGTTTATTCTGGCAGCAGAACTCTTGCCAGCTTTGGCCACCAGCCAGGGAGCACCCTCTCTGTTGCCAGGGTGAGCAGTCTGTCTGGGGTGCCTTGTTGCATTGCTTTCCTGCCAAAACACATGGAAATTGTCATTCCCATCTCGGAGCAGGGTGAGCTGTTCAGCTGCTCCCCATGTCCTCCCTGGTTGTATTGAAGGACTCTGGGCAGTTGCAGCCTCCCGGCATCTCTCCAGAGCTTTCATCCATGACTCAGCTCAGCAACTTCGCtcttcagagcagctgcagctccacatTTGTCTTCCAGGAGAGATACTGTTTGTGTCTCTGTAGCCCAAAATGAGTCCCCTCTGATCTTTTGCCCGCCCAGTGCAGATGGTGGTGCCATGAGGGGGGAAGGAAACATCATGGCTGCCCTCAGGAGGAGATGccaagctctgctcctgcagtgaTGGGAGAGGAGTGAACAAGCTGGCATACTGAGAGATCTTGAGCAACATGCAGCAATTTTGAGGCTTGTGAGGAAGCACCTTCTTTGCCAGGGCCAGCCTGTCCCAAAGCAGACACTTCTTTtagcaaagaatatttttggGCAAAGTTTCAAGCTGCTGAGGGAGGATGTTGGGGGCTCCTAGTGGGAAGTAGAAAGTAGTGTCAACTGTAGGTAACACCTCTGGTGAACCTGTCACTGTCTTCTTGGCTGTAACAGCCTCACAGAGGTGTCTGGGGAGTACTTGGAGCCCTCCCAGTACTGTTGTCTTGTGCTGCCAAGTCTTGTaagtgtcttttttcttctccctgctctgtccagCAATAACACCACGTTGGGAAGAGATGTTGGCTTGCAAATTCAGAGTCAGAGTTTTCCTGACTGTTCCTAAAATGCTGAGCCTAAACTCTGCAGGTGGCCTGGTACCCAGTCTTGTCTTGCTCAAAGTGGCCACTGTGCCTCCAAAGAAGGGATTCAGCAGGAATTGTGGAGTTAAGTGTATCCTCTTGAAGTTAGcgattttattttttatttccttgttttccatctctTATATATGCTCTAAATATGGATGTAATACTTGTTCTTGAAAAGTTATTAAACATTTGGCTCTGTAAATCTGCTTCtgtctttcttcctcctttgaTGGATCCTTAACTTGCACATTTTAGTGCTTCAGAAAGTGCCAGAGAATTTTGAGAACCCAGATGTTAGAATTTGCCTCTGAACTTGACTTTGATCAGCACCCTCACTCTTTAAGGGATAGCACAGACATGAACAGCAGCAGTCTGGTGAGAGGAAAATTAGTGAGGTTccacagagaagacagaaactGTCTCCAGTCCATGAAGTTTATGGTACTATGACAAAAACTCATGCTGTTAATGAAAATGGgtttttcattccctttttccttGAAGCCATTTTCCCCAGAGGTGACAAATGAGGCTTACCTGCCTGTTAGGGCACAGTTTTGTTGGCTGTGTAGTTACCAGCTTGCTCCAGCTCTCAGCCAAGCCTTTAGCAGCACGAGGCACACAATAGCCTTCCAGCTGCCAAATTGTCCCTTTCCCCAGGGATCAAAAGGGAGGGTTAGCAAAGCAGCATAACAGGAGCGGAAgtcttttcctgtgctgaagctgcccttccctgcctgaAACCAATCTGCCTTTGTTGTAGAAAGGCTTGCAAAGAGGAGACCAGAGACTCCATCAGTAATGGGGTGAGTCTGGGTGATGCCTTTCATGCCCAGGGCCAAGCTCCCCATCAGTGCTCTGGAGGGCAGGTACCCAAGGCTGGGACTGATCCTTCTCTGGGCTGTGCACTGAATGGGGAAGGCTTCACTCCTGTTACTGCTCTGTAGAACAAAGCTTCCCAGGAGAAGGAGAGCCTCCTGGGGGACATCTGCCTTTGATTCTGGGTTTAATCCTAACCACTGAGACCCCACCTGGTTTAAAGGTTTGGCATATCTGTGCACCCTCTCTCTGCACCTCTGTGGCAAAGCTCTCCAGACACCTGTTACGAAACTGCATCACCTGTGCCTTTAGAGCTGCTGGGGTTTGAACTGGAGGTGCTGCCACATGGGGCTGGACTGCACCTGCAGAAGGCTTTCTGGAGAAGACCTTTGCAAATCTTCTAGCAGCTGAACAGCTTGGTAGCTCTAAGGAGCCCAGCCAAGGAAGCCCACATGAGAAAGCACCATCCATCTTGCATTGACACGTGTCAAAGCTTGGCTGGACTCGATCGGTTAAGTGGAATCACACTGGATTGTGTGCCAAGGGTTGGCCTTAATGAAGTCCATGGCAAGGCTTTCTCCATGTTTGCAAAGCTtgccagagctggggaagtTGCTGAGCAGATCCACCAGACCCCAGCAGGGTAAAACGTCCATCCTTTCCCACAAGCCCTTGCTCAACACCATGTGTTTCTGGCAGTCTTTTGCAGCTAAGCActcagaaggagctgctgctgctttccctgctcttctGGGGCCTGTGCTGGAGTTGCCCCTTGTCCTTGAGGACTTGAGCTCACCCTGAGTGACCGGCCCTAATGCATTAAGAGGGGCTGGGCTCCCCTGGGCCCCGAGCTGGCTGCCTCTGCAGAGATCAGATGGGCCCTGCTGCCAATTCCTGCCCGAcctccaggagctgtgccagcgGATTTGCTGGAATAAACTCCCAGCTACAAACCCTTACATCCATATGGaccttctgtgtatttttaaatacgAAACAAAATACTGAATCTTCCTGTTTACTTGCTGCACAAAGTGGAGCATCATCGGATACTGGCTCTTCCCTTTACAGCCAGACGCTTGGTGATTTACACAGTATTCTCCAAAATCTTTCTCTTCTAGTCCCTCTCTCCTATCAAAACTAACCATCTTGCTGAAGGTGGGTGAAGTTGAATGCTTCCTGTGGGAGAAGAGGATGCTGCTGGTAGATGGGCCAGAATGTCAGAGGCATCCAGTCAACAGCCCTTTCCTAAACGTGCACAAGCAAAACTCCTGTGGTGGAGCACCCAACTTCTTACTTCTTTGGTTATGGCTTTTGATATTGCTGGGATGCAACATCCTCCTACATGGAAAGAGTGGAGGAATGCCAGAAGGAGGTGGGAGCACAGATGGGAATCATGCATGGCTACTGCCTGCCTgttcccagggcagcccagctggGTTTGAGGGGTGGGGCAGAGGAGAGTCCCAATTCAGTGCAGGCAGCCTGTGGAGAAAAGATCTTAAATATCTCCTCGTTCACCTTTCTGTGGGTGGCCTGCTCCTTCGTTCCTGCAAAAGTCCTTGTTGCAGTTCATGTCTAGTGGGAGAGAACAGTCTTTGTGGGGAGCCCTGGTTTCCacccagggaagagcagggtCCACCCAAAGAtcagttttccttctctccaccagcttttctcctttgtgttCCATTGGCTGGGGCAAGGTTCTGCACTTGGACACTTTGATCAGGACCTCAGTGCTAGGAGCTGCTTTCTACATGAAAGGCAAAGGTTCCCTTTGAAAGCTTGGGTGCTGAAGTATGGTGagtgcacaggctgcagcttgGAGCAAGAGAACCCCCTGGGttgggccagcagcagcaggctcgggctggagcagctggcagtCACTGTGGTGTGAGCCAAGGCTGGGACATCCCAAGGCTCCAGTGGCTCTGCCTGGGCaggtggcagctgctggcagggcaaGCAGGGGTTTTCCTGGAAAGCTTTCTCCGTTTGCTCTGCTTCCGGGGCAGAAGAATCCTGTGTGAGTGTCCAGCCCAGCAGAGTGGCAGTACAAGGTTCTGTTCCTGTCCGTGTTTGTCCACGTGCACTTTGTCACCTTCTCATCAAGTGGGTCCTGACAAAGTACAGAGCTGTGACCACAGAGAGATAAGCAGGAATCAGAAAATCTGGGCCAAACTCTGCTTCTTGTCCATTCTGCATCCTCGTGGATGTTGCTGTCATCTTTATAGAGGGATTACACCTCCACAGCAACATTAATCCTTTGCAGCTGTTGTCTAAGGtggggcaggcagtgctggaggcaagggaaatatttattttgagttttaCCACTGGCCACCACCCAGGAAAATCAAATGGCAGTACTGGGGACTTTGGCCACTTTGCATGCAGAGAGAGCTGatgttcctgccctgctggcagctgcaggagaggggtGAGAGCTTCCCCTGGCAGGCTGCAAAATGGGGTCACCCAAACACGATTTACTTGGATAAGGGAGCAGTTGTGCATCCTGAGAGCTAACCTGGGATGCAGTGGGGAAAGCCTCAGAGCCGCTAGAGGTGAGAAGGTGATGGATGCAAAGTTGTACTGAAGCAGACCTGCAGCCCATCTGCTTCACTATCACTTCATGTGgtgcctctgcagccccagaaaTGACTTTCTGTGAGATGAGGGGTGCCAGCACCCCCgggagcaggctgggggctgcctgGTGGGTgtgaggggaggagaggggcaTGAGCCACACACACGTGCTGAGCTCAGTGTTGTTGGTGGGTGCATCCCACCCAGAGCGGGGCTGCACCAGGagcctctgccctgcctgcagtgaGCACAGACAGCAGGTCCAACCCCTCCCAGGGCCCCGCGgcccttccctccatccccagcatTGTTTCCTCCGACCTTGAGCCGGCCGGTCGCTGCTTGCTGTATCCCAGCCCCAGTTCTTCCTCTGCACTGAGCACGGCTTCCTCTGTGTTTTCCGGGTCCTTTCCTCAGCGCTGAACAGGGGACCGTGCCCTGGcttgcagaggaagaggaggattcTCCTGAGATGCTGTCAATCAGGCAGagagcccctgccagccctggtcACCCCCTCATGCACACCCCAGCAGCcaccccagctcagcagggcctGGAGGACGCTGAGCTCTCAGGGTCTTTTCCAGGTCAGGCTTCTCCAACCTATTTTTGGGAAGCAGGGAGCTGCCTGGTGGGAGTGGATCCTGGTAGGGCAGGCCGGTGGCTGCCAGGGCCGGGCTCAGCCAGACTCACATTCCCTCATGTTCCAAACAGCCCTGTCCCTTATAGCAGGTGCCTGCCTGCCCCTCCTGGGCTCTCACACCCGCTGGTGGCCAGAGGTGAGCTGACCCCACTGTGGGCAtgcagggcagtgcaggagccTCTGGCAGAACCTGGGTGCCACTGAAATGCTGAGCTTTGTCTCCAGCAGGTCCCTTAGTGCTGTCCATGAGTGTTTCCAGATggccctgggctgctggcaccagctctgctgcagcatccggggaagagcaggaggggGTGGGAGGTGGTGGCCCAGCTCACCAAGCGTGGCGGCCTGCGCCTCTCCTCCCAGCATCCCTAATTCCCGCCAGGGAATtgttcccagctcctgtcccacccTGAATCAGCAAGGAGGCTCCCCTCCCTGTCATGGAAGGGATACCACAAGCAGCTAGTCCTGGGCatctgctctgggctctggctTTTCCTGCAAGCCAGGAGTCTTTCCAGGTACCAAGTTTTGGggtcccagccctgcatcctATCGAGCCCTCTGTACCcccaggagagaagggaaaacactgCTGCCGTGGGAAATACATCTGTTGGTGGAAATGCATCTGCCACGGGAAGTGCATCCAGTGTGGGAAATGCATCTGCCGTGGGAAATGCATCTGCGCTGGCCTCTGGAGCAGTCCCTGCGGGGGTGGGGAGAGTGAATCCCGGCCATGCTTTCCTCCTGCCTCGCCTTTTGGCCAGGTTCATGGCTtttggcagctcctggtgcttgTCTGGCCCCCgttcagcacaggctggagtgCTGGGCTGCCCCATGGCAgggctcccagctcagcagagctgtggatcCTCCCTCACCTCTAGGGAAGACACACACAAGCACAAAATGGTCAAAACCGAACTGAAAGAAGTTAAAAGCTAAGGAATGTGACCCAGCAAAGCCTGGCTGATGGAATACAACAGCCCTGAGCCACTTGGAGACCTTTCTCCACCCACTCCCACCAATTCCTCCAGGGTTTTCTGTTCCTGATTTTGACTTCTCGCTTGGCTGCAGCGATGTGCTGAGTCTGAGCCAAACATGTTTTCCAGGGAATCGGCTCATGGCTGGAAGTTACTGCCCAgtgtgggcagggatggaggctggggcaggggatgggTGACTCAGACCACAGGGTTCCCCCCCAGCACCAGGAAAGTGGGGCGAGAGCCAGCATCAGTCCTTCCCTTTTACAGTAATTAGTGGCTGAAGAGTGGCTGGGCAGCTCAGGGTAGTTCAGTGCTGGGAAGTGGTTGTAGCAGTTGGGAactgagccagcagctctgggccctggggaggggaaaggatAGGGGAAACAGAAAGGCTTCATATGCTCATCCATGAAGTGGGGCAGCCCTCCCACCCATCCACCAGGGCTGGTGGGAGGGCATGAGGacaaaggagcagctggagcaccaGGGCAAGAGGAGCAGGTCAGGGGTGCACCAAGACAGAAGTGCCTGGAGTAATGAGGCAGGGCACAGGTGCAGGCACAGTGCTGGCCCTGGTCCTGCttcaggagaggctggaggaagCAAGGATGCTGACTGGAGTCAATTTCCACATGGGGACACTCCCCAATTCCACAAGGTCATTCCCACAGGGATGGGTCAGGTTCACACAACCCCcttgcccagcacagcccaaccAGCCTCCCCACCAGTGCAGCAACTGTGCCAGGCCTCTGCTGCCCACCCCAAGGCTGCACCTGCAGAATAAACCTGGCTTTGGCTGCCACCTGTGTAATCATCACATCACCACCAGAGGCAGAGACACCACTACCTCCATCACCATATCTATGGTTTTTCTTCCCATTAATGGCTGAGCAACATTTTTCCCCAGATAAAGTGAGTTTCCTATCCCTGAAGTCTAATCTTTCCCACTCCCGTGATTATTTCCCTGACCACTGCAGCGGTCGTGACTCCTCTTGCCTTCCTCTGCCGAGACAGCAGTGGTGAGACAGGATATGGCCACCCCTTCCCCCCAGGAAACTCGACAGGGCCAcgtggggacagggagctgaAGGACCCTGTGAAGTGACTCCAGGAGGGTCCCCAGCTGCTGCCGGCCCCTGCACAGGGAAGGGAGGCGGCCGCCTGGGGCTGAAGAGCGGTGCTGGCTGGGGGAGAACAAGGCACGCTGTGTTCCCAGCCAGGCCCTTGTCACTGCCATGGGAGCTGCTGAAAGGCCGCTCTGTCCCCTGATGGGGGTGAGGGGGCTGCTTTAGCTGGCCCCCCCTAAAGTGGCAGCCCTAGGGCAGGGACTGCTACAGGGACATCACTAGCCATGCTGGCCCCTTCCCTGCATCCTGTAGCATGGCACCCGCTCCCCTGGGGATGCCATGCAGAGTGACCCCCCCCAGACAAGCCCTATTAGCACAAAATTTGCCCAGTCCCTCCCAGGGCACCCCCACTGCAGGAAGGACGATGGCACCACAGCTCTCCACACACCCGACCCGTTTAATGGACATACAAGGCGGCCGTGCCCGCTGCCCTGCCCACAGGGCCACGTGCCCCAGGGCTTCGTCCCacggggcagcagcagggcccgGACcgagctgagccccagcagggtTGCAGAGGCAGCATCTCCCAACTCGTGCTGTCTTTAGGCACCACATCCCTGTATCCCCGTGGTTCAACAGGAAACACAGCCGTGAGCTcagccctcccttccctgccaccGCAGGTGCCAGTGGCTGAGACCTGCCAGCCCGCAGCACTTGTGAGCAGCCCCCCAGCCCACTCACCACCCCAGCTGCAGCGGGCTCACACAGGAGGAAGGGACCCTGCAGGGACCCATGGCAGATGCAGGCACGTGATGGGTGGCAGCCTGAGGGTCACGGCTAGGGGACGCACAGGCActggggagcaggcagggcctGGATGCCCTCCAGCCCCCCCATGACCATCCCCGGTCCCAGCCCGGCTgctctggaggggctgggggggttGGGCATCCCCCCTTTTCTGAGGCTGGAGCCATCAAGCAACAATGGGGTAGAGGGGCCGAGGCCGTGGTGAGGGTCAGGGGGAGGGGGTGTCAGGTCCATCTTAGCACCATGGTGGTGGGGGCAGTTGGGGGAGGGAGCCAGGGTCAGACCCACTCCTGCAAGGAGCGCTTGCAGTACAAGAGCATTCGTGGTGCGCCCTTCCTCTGCATCTGGACGATGACATAGATGAGGCCCaggatgcagagcagcagcaccagcagcaccagcaccatgACCACACTCATGGTGCGTGTGTACTCATCGATCTGCACCACCACGTCCACGtccctgcctggctggccatCTCCCTCGCTGTaatcctcatcttcctcttcctcctcctcctcaccttcAGTCCCCCCATCCCCATCAGGGTTGAAGGGGGGTCGGTCCACATCGGGCCAGCGGGGATTGGGGTCTGGGACCAGCTCTGTGTGACAGCCCATGAAGTCCCGtaggatggatttgggataGCCTGGCTCTGTCTTGAGACGCTCATTGTCGAACTTCCAGTACTTTGTGCCTCTGTAGAAGTAGGTGGAGGCTGGGGGAGCGAAGATGGAGACAAGGGGTAAGTCGGTGGGCACAGGACACTGCAGAACCTGGGCACCTCTGGAGATGCCCAAGACAGCATTTTGCTCCAGGACTGGTGAAATCCTTCAGAAAAGGATTCACTGCTGACTCCAGACACTGTCCCCAAGTCCATCCCATAAGGCCAGGCTATCAGAGGGATAATCTCATCCCTGAGAcacccaccaccaccaccatccaCCTCTCTCCTCCTCTACTTACAGGCATCCGGGCTGAGGAAGGCTCCCTTGGGCGAGGGAGGGATGCCCACCCAGACAGAGATGGGCTTTGGGTACCCAGGGTCCACCGAGCGTGTGTCCTCGTTAAAGCGCCAGTAtctggggagggaggtggggagTAGGTGATGAGCACAGGGGTCCCCTGCTGCCCAACGTTCTCTCCCTGACAGGGGctaggaagcagcagagcagggagaaccCCACAGACACTCACCTGTCCCCACGGAAGAAGAAGGTGTGTCCCGTGGGTTCCCACCAGACAGCCGTGTCAATGCTGTCGTAGGGGATGCCCTGCCCATAGGTGACCAGGGGCTGTGGGTACCCAGGCTCCAGGTTGGCTTCTCGGAAGAGCCAGTACCGGTCACCTGGAGTGGAAAGAGTTGGAGAAGGGGGATGAGAAGGTCCTGTCCAACTGCTATGGCAGATACACAAATGGATAGCGGTAGATGCCTGTGGCCACCCCAACCCCTTAGcatcacacagcagctctggctggggagGTCGGTCAGGATAGGATGAAGCCaaccagctctcagcagctttgTGGGGGACACTGGGGTCTCGCTTCCACCTCAGCCCTCCCCATCCAGCTTCCCTGCTCACCTTTAAAGAAGACAAATTTCCCGTCATGCCTCTCATAGGCAGCATCGATGTCCCCAGGGAGGCCCCGCCAGAAGTGCCCAATAGGCATGGGGTAGTTGTCCAGCACCCGGTTGTGCCGGACTCTCCAGAACCACCGGCCCTGGAAAGAAACAGGGTGTTGGCAGAGCatggggggacacagggacagtcACCTTGCTGAGGGGCCCTCCCACCCACAGACCCAaggaaggggcaggaggaggtCCTGGCAGGTACCTTGAATACAAACATCTCCCCACGCAGCACCGCCACCGTGTCAAAGTCCCCATCACAGATGTCAGGGCCATACTGGTCAGGTCGGTCAGGGCTGCCAGGTTTGGGTGGTCGCTCTGGATTCCCTGGAGAGGGAGGTTTAGGGGGTCTCTGGTCTGGCCTGCCAGGTCTCCGGGGTGTCACGGTGGGCAAAGGCTTGGTGGGCTGAGGGTGCCCATCTGCAGTACCTGGATCAGGCAGGTGAGACAAGTGATGTAGTGATGCACACCAACAGCACATGtacctcagtttccccacaCACATGCCCACAATCCCATTTCTGGGATGATCCCCCAACCAGCTCCTCACCGTAGAGCTGCTGGATGCCCTTGAGGTCATCCTCAGGCAGCTGGAAGTTCTCCGTGTCCATCCACTGGTAGAAGGGGGCCATGATAGCACTGGGGTTGCTGGAGTGCTCCAAGCCCAGCGAGTGCCCCAGCTCATGCACAGCCACCAGGAAAAGGTTGTTCCCTGCATGGAGAGGCACCATCAGCAAAAGGGGATGAAGGACATGACACATGAGGTGGATCCCTGGACCCAGCACCCTGCAACAGGGGTACTTCAGTGGGATCGGCCTGCATCACCCATGGTGAACCTGCTCTTTCTGCCACCCCTGTccaccccagcacagacccccctcctcctccagcccagaAGGCCACCAGGTTCCTCTGGTCACCTTTACCACTTCTTGGCCCTCAACTCACCAGACACATCTGCATTCTCCAGCGTCCAGGGCTCATCCAAATCAAAATGCGTGTCGCCCCCCATGCCAGGGCCAGGAAAATAGGCATGAGCCAAAAATCCTCCAAGGCCATCAAAGGGAGAGCTATCTCCATGGAATCCAGAGGCAAAGAGCACCATGATGTCAgcctccttcttcctcttctgccgGATGTCCTCATAGGCCACCTCCCGGAAAACCAGCGGCGTGGCTTGCTCCCACACCCGGAAAGCTCGTCGGACAGCCTCGTGTGAGTGGTACCGACCCAGCTTCTCCGTGTAGTTTTGGATGCTGGGGATACAGAATTCACTAGGGAAGGCCTGGGGCAGCACTCACTCCCTGAGGGGATCCATGGCTCTCCATGGGCTGGGGGGAGGGAATCCCTGGCAGTGTTGGGTACCTGAAGGTGAGGTGATTCTGGCTCCAGCGCCGCCCTGTCAGCGCGTACCGCTTCCGACGCATGTTGGACTTCATCCGTGCTCCAAACTGATCCGGGACCCCACAGCGGGGACGTTTCATCCACCTGCCAGGAGACATCAAGCCAGGGCTCAGCCCACCCCAGCCAAGGTCCCTGAGGGGTTACAGCACCCACAGACAGCAGGGACAATATCCTGGCTGCAGAGATGCAGCCCCCGAAAGGGGAGAAGCAGCTCCCAAGGAGGACAGCACCCACTTTTCCAGGcgctggcagagccctggggctgtcAGAGAAAACCACAgagcctgggagcagagctgccatcTGCTTGAGTGAGGGGACAGTGGAGAAACTCACGCCTTGGTCTCCTCGTCCAGGACGCCGGTGACGGTGATGCCATAGAACTTCTGCATCTCGGCAAGCGCCGCGGAGAAGGTCTGAGCCGAGCGCATGGTGGACATCCGGCGGCTGGGCTGCGGCAGGTACCCATAGAGCCGCAGCCATGCCTGCACCGGGAGAGCCGCACGTCAGCCCCGGCAGGGAGCGGCCCCACCGTGGGACCTGGAGCTCCCCAACACCCACTGGGGAAGGATCCgtccccctgcccagctgtaCCCCAGGGGTCagtgccagctgccagcagcaaatgccagccctgagcaggcagCGGTGcggcagcagggcacagggtcC from Parus major isolate Abel chromosome 11, Parus_major1.1, whole genome shotgun sequence includes these protein-coding regions:
- the CFAP20 gene encoding cilia- and flagella-associated protein 20 isoform X2, translating into MFKNTFQSGFLSVLYSIGSKPLQIWDKKVRNGHIKRITDNDIQSLVLEIEGTNVSTTYITCPADPKKTLGIKLPFLVMIIKNLKKYFTFEVQVLDDKNVRRRFRASNYQSTTRVKPFICTMPMRLDDGWNQIQFNLSDFTRRAYGTNYIETLRVQIHANCRIRRVYFSDRLYSEDELPAEFKLYLPVQNKAKQ
- the MMP15 gene encoding matrix metalloproteinase-15 translates to MSTMRSAQTFSAALAEMQKFYGITVTGVLDEETKAWMKRPRCGVPDQFGARMKSNMRRKRYALTGRRWSQNHLTFSIQNYTEKLGRYHSHEAVRRAFRVWEQATPLVFREVAYEDIRQKRKKEADIMVLFASGFHGDSSPFDGLGGFLAHAYFPGPGMGGDTHFDLDEPWTLENADVSGNNLFLVAVHELGHSLGLEHSSNPSAIMAPFYQWMDTENFQLPEDDLKGIQQLYGTADGHPQPTKPLPTVTPRRPGRPDQRPPKPPSPGNPERPPKPGSPDRPDQYGPDICDGDFDTVAVLRGEMFVFKGRWFWRVRHNRVLDNYPMPIGHFWRGLPGDIDAAYERHDGKFVFFKGDRYWLFREANLEPGYPQPLVTYGQGIPYDSIDTAVWWEPTGHTFFFRGDRYWRFNEDTRSVDPGYPKPISVWVGIPPSPKGAFLSPDASSTYFYRGTKYWKFDNERLKTEPGYPKSILRDFMGCHTELVPDPNPRWPDVDRPPFNPDGDGGTEGEEEEEEEDEDYSEGDGQPGRDVDVVVQIDEYTRTMSVVMVLVLLVLLLCILGLIYVIVQMQRKGAPRMLLYCKRSLQEWV
- the CFAP20 gene encoding cilia- and flagella-associated protein 20 isoform X1, which codes for MFKNTFQSGFLSVLYSIGSKPLQIWDKKVRNGHIKRITDNDIQSLVLEIEGTNVSTTYITCPADPKKTLGIKLPFLVMIIKNLKKYFTFEVQVLDDKNVRRRFRASNYQSTTRVKPFICTMPMRLDDGWNQIQFNLSDFTRRAYGTNYIETLRVQIHANCRIRRVYFSDRLYSEDELPAEFKLYLPVQNKAKVS